Proteins found in one Bacillus subtilis subsp. subtilis str. 168 genomic segment:
- the yokC gene encoding conserved hypothetical protein; phage SPbeta (Evidence 4: Unknown function but conserved in other organisms; PubMedId: 10376821), producing MDNRKMLLRQKLKINKQKSLRVTLMSTLPRDMATTIEDCSLITSPELERILDKVQKKWNFELHKNDFAIKYSEHRKEYSWEYEVINHVQQTKLPDEQVYLYLGIEDSPIFLINGNWIIENFNFLWEQINNSDLWIIDFNFKYGVLVSRYGGYLDHDPNPNEIIYAVTEWGI from the coding sequence ATGGACAATCGAAAAATGCTTCTTAGACAGAAGTTGAAAATAAACAAACAAAAAAGCCTCCGAGTAACATTGATGTCAACACTGCCTCGTGATATGGCAACTACTATTGAGGATTGTAGTCTAATCACATCTCCTGAATTAGAAAGAATCCTAGATAAAGTTCAGAAAAAATGGAACTTTGAGTTACATAAAAATGATTTTGCAATTAAATACAGTGAGCATAGAAAAGAATACAGTTGGGAATATGAAGTGATCAATCATGTGCAACAAACTAAGCTTCCTGATGAACAAGTTTACTTATATTTAGGGATAGAGGATAGCCCAATTTTTCTGATTAACGGTAACTGGATAATAGAGAACTTTAATTTTCTGTGGGAACAAATAAATAACAGCGATTTATGGATTATTGACTTTAATTTTAAATATGGGGTTCTAGTGTCTCGATATGGCGGATATTTAGATCATGATCCTAACCCAAATGAAATTATTTATGCAGTCACTGAATGGGGGATATAA
- the yokB gene encoding hypothetical protein; phage SPbeta (Evidence 5: Unknown function; PubMedId : 10376821) — protein sequence MNIRFSMLVCVSFIFFTGGCAESSANSNDGSKNKNESKEESSEEGVKENDNKLADTPNMDDCIEVYGKEECEQITEYYKSEEGQKELDASETDKYSAKSQTSTTHKDIYEKVSWLVKEMFGVPERTIPADYEKSLVEKRDDGLYYIQSSYEIKGTGNQADTYYEFEMLMDNKYNLIDAYFPGSTGRYSRPMVYDKLKNMEIPEVKKVSPEEEKREEKKREETMKSIYGEEHIKDNK from the coding sequence ATGAATATTCGCTTTTCAATGTTAGTTTGTGTATCTTTTATTTTCTTCACTGGTGGGTGTGCTGAAAGTAGTGCGAATTCAAATGATGGTTCTAAAAATAAAAATGAGTCTAAAGAGGAATCCTCCGAAGAAGGTGTAAAGGAAAATGATAATAAACTCGCGGATACTCCAAATATGGATGATTGTATTGAAGTGTACGGAAAAGAAGAGTGTGAACAGATCACTGAGTACTATAAAAGTGAAGAAGGGCAAAAGGAGTTGGATGCAAGCGAAACAGATAAATATTCTGCAAAGTCTCAAACAAGTACTACACATAAAGATATCTATGAAAAAGTATCCTGGCTTGTTAAAGAAATGTTCGGAGTACCAGAAAGAACAATTCCAGCTGATTATGAAAAAAGTTTGGTAGAAAAAAGGGATGATGGTTTATATTACATTCAATCTTCTTATGAAATAAAAGGAACTGGAAACCAAGCGGATACTTACTATGAGTTTGAAATGTTGATGGATAATAAATACAACTTGATAGACGCATATTTTCCCGGCAGCACAGGAAGATATTCACGCCCTATGGTGTATGACAAACTTAAAAACATGGAAATACCAGAAGTAAAGAAAGTATCTCCAGAGGAAGAGAAAAGGGAAGAGAAAAAACGTGAAGAAACAATGAAGAGTATTTATGGGGAAGAGCATATAAAGGACAATAAATAA
- the yokE gene encoding conserved protein of unknown function; phage SPbeta (Evidence 4: Unknown function but conserved in other organisms) — protein sequence MGQKFHKLNSKYGIIDYPILLKDLESIIQEFPKSERKFYEYAIKALKKEVGKKEKILHMTSADPKLTKFGFMVITEKKLLFVTMKGGFFGGADTEVVEFKSIKEVDFDIAPNPLGMATMQLGILHLKIKGKLGMSSKRTIRNIDEHSLDKIVAILREQTK from the coding sequence ATGGGACAAAAATTTCATAAATTAAACTCTAAGTATGGAATCATAGATTATCCAATACTTTTAAAAGATCTTGAGTCCATCATTCAAGAATTCCCTAAATCAGAAAGAAAGTTTTATGAGTATGCAATTAAAGCTTTAAAAAAGGAAGTTGGGAAAAAGGAAAAGATTTTACATATGACTTCTGCAGATCCAAAGCTTACTAAATTTGGTTTTATGGTTATCACTGAAAAGAAACTTCTATTTGTCACTATGAAAGGCGGTTTTTTCGGGGGTGCAGATACTGAAGTTGTTGAATTTAAAAGTATCAAAGAAGTTGACTTCGATATTGCTCCAAATCCCTTGGGAATGGCCACGATGCAATTGGGTATCCTCCATTTAAAAATCAAAGGTAAGCTTGGAATGAGTAGCAAGCGTACCATTAGAAATATTGATGAACATTCTCTTGATAAAATAGTAGCTATACTAAGAGAGCAAACAAAATAA
- a CDS encoding hypothetical protein; phage SPbeta (Evidence 5: Unknown function; PubMedId : 10376821), with protein sequence MGGLLSEKAKQVDTKNKLEKFPSKLNDLTVNFKPKEPDSFKKCY encoded by the coding sequence GTGGGAGGCCTTCTCAGTGAAAAGGCTAAACAGGTGGACACTAAAAATAAGCTTGAAAAATTTCCTTCCAAGCTCAATGATTTAACTGTCAATTTTAAACCTAAAGAACCCGATAGTTTTAAAAAGTGTTACTAA
- the aacD gene encoding aminoglycoside N3'-acetyltransferase (Evidence 1c: Function from experimental evidences in the studied genus; PubMedId: 21601576, 23640799, 25859258; Product type e: enzyme), producing the protein MKKIVESTTFPRTKQSITEDLKALGLKKGMTVLVHSSLSSIGWVNGGAVAVIQALIDVVTEEGTIVMPSQSVELSDPKEWGNPPVPEEWWDIIRESMPAYNSNYTPTTRGMGQIVELFRSYPEVKRSNHPNYSFVAWGKHKNKILNQHPLEFGLGEQSPLGKLYIRESYVLLLGADFDSSTCFHLAEYRIPYQKIINRGAPIIVEGKRVWKEYKELEFREELFQEVGQAFEAEHNMKVGKVGSANCRLFSLTEAVDFAEKWFINNDSKNIKK; encoded by the coding sequence ATGAAAAAAATAGTTGAAAGTACAACTTTTCCAAGAACAAAACAGTCTATAACAGAAGATTTGAAAGCTTTAGGATTAAAGAAAGGGATGACCGTACTTGTACATTCCTCTTTATCTTCTATAGGATGGGTAAATGGTGGAGCTGTTGCTGTGATTCAAGCATTAATAGATGTTGTTACTGAAGAAGGTACCATCGTGATGCCTTCTCAATCCGTGGAATTATCTGACCCAAAAGAATGGGGAAACCCTCCCGTACCAGAGGAGTGGTGGGATATTATTAGAGAAAGTATGCCAGCCTATAATTCTAACTATACCCCCACTACTAGAGGGATGGGGCAAATAGTAGAGTTATTCAGGTCTTATCCAGAAGTTAAAAGAAGTAATCACCCAAACTACTCCTTTGTAGCTTGGGGAAAACATAAAAACAAAATCCTTAATCAACATCCTTTAGAATTCGGACTGGGTGAACAATCACCTCTGGGGAAACTTTATATACGGGAATCATATGTATTATTATTAGGTGCTGATTTTGATAGTAGTACCTGCTTCCATCTTGCTGAGTACAGAATTCCTTATCAAAAAATTATAAACAGGGGTGCACCTATAATAGTAGAAGGTAAAAGAGTATGGAAAGAATATAAAGAACTTGAATTTAGAGAAGAACTATTTCAAGAAGTCGGTCAAGCGTTTGAAGCAGAACATAATATGAAAGTTGGCAAAGTGGGTTCTGCTAATTGCCGCCTTTTTTCACTTACAGAAGCAGTGGATTTTGCTGAGAAATGGTTTATTAATAATGATAGTAAAAATATAAAAAAATAG
- a CDS encoding hypothetical protein; phage SPbeta (Evidence 5: Unknown function; PubMedId : 10376821), with protein sequence MFKEVDYCTCEVSKVYTEQNDMGHWDVCDICKKVIEDTFEYFNYNSDDYYG encoded by the coding sequence ATGTTTAAAGAAGTAGACTATTGCACTTGTGAAGTGTCCAAAGTTTATACCGAACAAAATGATATGGGACATTGGGATGTATGTGATATCTGCAAGAAAGTCATTGAAGATACTTTTGAGTACTTTAATTACAATTCAGATGATTATTATGGATGA
- the sprA gene encoding serine-type phage integrase; phage SPbeta (Evidence 1a: Function from experimental evidences in the studied strain; PubMedId: 401505, 10376821, 28535266; Product type h: extrachromosomal origin): MELKNIVNSYNITNILGYLRRSRQDMEREKRTGEDTLTEQKELMNKILTAIEIPYELKMEIGSGESIDGRPVFKECLKDLEEGKYQAIAVKEITRLSRGSYSDAGQIVNLLQSKRLIIITPYKVYDPRNPVDMRQIRFELFMAREEFEMTRERMTGAKYTYAAQGKWISGLAPYGYQLNKKTSKLDPVEDEAKVVQLIFNIFLNGLNGKDYSYTAIASHLTNLQIPTPSGKKRWNQYTIKAILQNEVYIGTVKYKVREKTKDGKRTIRPEKEQIVVQDAHAPIIDKEQFQQSQVKIANKVPLLPNKDEFELSELAGVCTCSKCGEPLSKYESKRIRKNKDGTESVYHVKSLTCKKNKCTYVRYNDVENAILDYLSSLNDLNDSTLTKHINSMLSKYEDDNSNMKTKKQMSEHLSQKEKELKNKENFIFDKYESGIYSDELFLKRKAALDEEFKELQNAKNELNGLQDTQSEIDSNTVRNNINKIIDQYHIESSSEKKNELLRMVLKDVIVNMTQKRKGPIPAQFEITPILRFNFIFDLTATNSFH, translated from the coding sequence TTGGAGTTAAAAAACATTGTTAATTCTTACAACATCACAAATATTTTAGGGTATCTTAGACGTTCTCGTCAGGACATGGAACGAGAAAAAAGAACAGGTGAAGACACACTCACAGAACAAAAAGAACTTATGAATAAAATACTTACGGCCATTGAGATCCCTTATGAATTAAAAATGGAGATTGGATCAGGAGAAAGCATTGATGGTCGACCTGTTTTCAAAGAATGTCTTAAAGATCTTGAGGAAGGCAAATATCAGGCAATTGCTGTTAAAGAAATAACAAGACTTAGTCGTGGGAGTTATAGCGATGCAGGACAAATTGTTAACCTCCTTCAAAGCAAACGATTGATCATAATTACACCATATAAGGTTTATGACCCTAGAAACCCTGTTGACATGCGCCAGATACGTTTTGAGTTATTTATGGCTAGAGAAGAATTTGAAATGACTAGGGAGCGTATGACAGGCGCTAAATACACTTATGCAGCACAGGGAAAATGGATATCTGGACTGGCACCTTATGGATACCAATTAAACAAAAAGACGTCTAAACTAGATCCAGTTGAGGATGAAGCAAAAGTAGTTCAATTAATTTTTAACATCTTTCTAAATGGGTTGAATGGAAAAGATTATAGCTATACAGCAATTGCTTCACATCTAACAAATTTACAAATCCCTACACCGTCAGGGAAAAAACGTTGGAATCAATACACAATCAAAGCAATTCTCCAAAATGAAGTTTATATAGGAACTGTTAAATATAAGGTTAGAGAAAAAACAAAAGACGGAAAGAGAACAATTAGACCTGAAAAAGAACAAATTGTAGTACAAGATGCGCATGCTCCTATAATTGACAAAGAACAATTTCAACAATCACAAGTAAAAATCGCAAACAAAGTTCCCCTTTTGCCAAATAAAGATGAATTTGAATTAAGTGAACTGGCCGGTGTTTGTACTTGCTCAAAATGTGGTGAGCCTTTATCTAAATACGAATCTAAACGCATACGAAAAAACAAAGATGGAACTGAAAGCGTTTATCACGTTAAATCGCTCACATGTAAGAAAAATAAGTGTACGTATGTGAGATATAACGATGTTGAAAATGCAATTCTGGATTACCTCTCTTCCTTAAATGACTTAAATGATAGTACTTTAACAAAACACATCAATTCGATGCTTTCAAAGTACGAAGACGACAACAGTAACATGAAAACAAAAAAGCAAATGTCTGAACACCTTTCACAAAAAGAGAAAGAGCTAAAAAACAAAGAGAACTTCATCTTCGATAAATATGAAAGTGGCATTTACAGTGATGAACTTTTTTTGAAGAGAAAAGCTGCATTAGATGAAGAATTTAAAGAGCTCCAGAATGCAAAGAATGAGCTCAATGGATTACAAGATACACAATCAGAAATAGACAGTAATACAGTGAGAAACAACATAAATAAAATAATTGACCAGTATCACATTGAATCAAGCTCAGAGAAAAAGAACGAGCTATTAAGGATGGTCTTAAAAGATGTTATTGTTAACATGACACAAAAAAGAAAAGGGCCTATACCAGCTCAATTTGAAATAACCCCTATCCTAAGGTTTAATTTCATTTTTGACCTCACAGCCACTAATAGTTTCCACTAA
- the nukF gene encoding calcium-dependent DNA nuclease, lipoprotein; phage SPbeta (Evidence 1a: Function from experimental evidences in the studied strain; PubMedId: 11584000, 12694917; Product type h: extrachromosomal origin): MKKVLLGFAAFTLSLSLAACSSNDSEKVSTEKETPQASTDVEKKTEQKESTKEKTADKSKEKDKKELVDVTLDRAVDGDTIKVTYNGNVDTVRYLLIDTPETKKPNSCVQPYGEDASKRNKELVNSGKLQLEFDKGDRRDKYGRLLAYVYVDGKSVQETLLKEGLARVAYVYEPNTKYIDQFKKDEQEAKSEKLSIWSKNGYVTDRGFNGCVKEKTTAVKKATTSKPAATQPTTPKASSETSTTTEKEASSETTGGTETFKNCTELRKKYPNGVPSSHPAYQSKMDRDHDNYACER, encoded by the coding sequence TTGAAGAAAGTATTATTAGGTTTTGCAGCATTCACTTTGAGCTTATCGTTGGCAGCCTGCAGCTCAAATGATTCTGAAAAAGTAAGCACAGAAAAAGAAACACCACAAGCGTCTACGGATGTGGAAAAGAAAACAGAACAAAAGGAATCTACTAAAGAAAAAACTGCTGACAAGTCTAAGGAAAAAGACAAAAAGGAATTGGTCGATGTTACTCTAGATAGAGCTGTTGATGGTGACACAATTAAAGTTACCTACAACGGAAATGTAGACACAGTACGCTACTTGCTCATAGACACACCTGAAACAAAGAAACCAAATTCTTGTGTTCAACCATATGGTGAGGATGCGTCAAAACGAAATAAAGAATTGGTCAACAGTGGTAAGCTGCAGCTTGAATTTGACAAAGGTGATCGCAGAGATAAATACGGAAGACTATTAGCTTATGTTTATGTGGATGGCAAATCTGTTCAGGAAACATTGCTAAAAGAAGGATTGGCCAGAGTAGCGTATGTATATGAGCCAAATACGAAATACATAGATCAATTTAAGAAAGACGAGCAAGAAGCAAAATCAGAGAAGCTTTCAATCTGGAGCAAGAATGGATATGTGACTGACCGAGGATTTAATGGCTGTGTGAAAGAGAAAACCACTGCAGTTAAAAAAGCAACAACATCTAAACCGGCAGCAACACAGCCTACAACTCCAAAGGCATCAAGTGAAACTTCGACTACAACTGAAAAAGAAGCTTCTTCAGAGACAACTGGAGGAACAGAAACATTTAAAAATTGCACAGAGTTAAGAAAGAAATATCCGAATGGAGTGCCTAGCTCCCACCCTGCTTACCAATCTAAAATGGACAGGGATCATGACAACTATGCTTGTGAACGATGA